Below is a genomic region from bacterium.
TAGACAGATATGCCTCTCCAAGTATCAACTGGTTGAGTTGTGCAAAGCGTGATGCAGTAGCACTTCATGCGCTCTTTACTGACACACTTGGCGGCAGCACGAAACTACTTACAGATGAACAAGCCACGCGCCCTACCATTGAAGCGGAGTTTGCAGAACTGGCTAAATGCAAAGAGGATGACGTGGTAGTCATAACCTTCTCTGGACACGGTACTACTACGCACGAGTTAGTTGTCCATGATGCGGACAGAAGTAATTTGCCAGGCATGTGCATCCCGCTTTCAGTTGTAAGCGAGTGGGTTGCAAAAATACCAGCAAAAAAGTTGCTGTTTATCTTGGATTGCTGCTTTTCTGGCGGCATGGGTGCGAAAGCTCTCCAGGTTGATGTTGTCTCACGTGATATAACTTCAGCCGATGATTTGCTCAAACAACTTTCTGGAGATGGACGGTTGATTTTGACCGCATCGCTTGCCACAGAACCTGCTTGGGAGAACCAAAAGCTCGGCCACGGCTTTCTCACATATCATCTGCTGACAGCAATGCAGGGTACCGAAGAAGTGAAAAAGGCAGGTAAGATTACTGCGTACCGCTTACTTGAATACGTAACGGAAAGAGTGGTAGATGACGCAAAAAAGATTGGTAAAGAGCAACATCCAACTCTCCGCGGCACGATGGACGGCTCGTTGACGTTTCCTGTATTTACTCCTGGCACGCTATACGCCGCCGCGTTTCCAGAGAGAACAAAAGCAAAAGTTAGTGCAGATATTCAATCGCTTGAACCCTATGGATTCCCCGAGACCATACTAAAAGCATGGGCGGGTGCGATACCATCGCTCAACCAGTTGCAGATAGACGCTATCAACGACTTCGGGCTACTTGATAGTGAGCACTTGGTTGTTTCCGCACCAACATCCTCTGGTAAGACAATGGTTGGTGAACTTGCTGCCATCAGTGGCGCACTGAAACGTCGGAGAGCACTTTTCTTATTTCCTTTGAAGGCGCTTGTAAATGACAAGCTGCGCCATTTCAATAGCACATACGGTGCGTTTGGTCTGAAAACCATCAAAGCAACTGGCGAGAGTACAAGCGATGACATGCTCCCTTTGATGCGTGGCCAGTATGATATTTGCTTGATGACGTATGAGAAGTTTTCTGCGCTCGTTCTAGGCTACCCGCATATCCTTGAGCAAATCGGAACCATTGTAGTTGATGAGGTGCAGATGATTGCCGATGAATCACGTGGAGTGAATCTTGAGTTTATCCTTACACTATTGAGGATGCGACGTAGAGAAGGAGCTGAACCGCAGCTCATTGCTCTTTCTGCCGTAATTGGTGATACCAACGGACTGGAGCGATGGCTTGGCGGCCGACTGCTGCGCAGAACAGAGCGTCCCGTGCCACTTGATGAAGGAATTATCAAAGCCGACGGCAGCTTCCGCTATATCGAGTCTGACACTGGAACGGAGAAGACCGATACGTCTTATATTATCCCTGAATCACGCAAAGGTTCGAGCCAAGACTTGATTATCCCTCTAGTGCGAAAATTGGTCGGTGAAGGTAAAAGCGTGATTGTATTCCGTGAGACACGGGGTGAAGCGCGCGGCTGCGCCCTCTACCTCGCAAGCTCTCTTGGATTGCCGGCCGCACAAGTTGCCCTCGATACATTGCCGAATAGCGACCCGTCCATCTCATCCAACAAGTTGCGAGAGGCACTTGGAGGCGGTATCGCTTTTCATATATCGGATTTGGA
It encodes:
- a CDS encoding DEAD/DEAH box helicase; translated protein: MNFYGLFIGIDRYASPSINWLSCAKRDAVALHALFTDTLGGSTKLLTDEQATRPTIEAEFAELAKCKEDDVVVITFSGHGTTTHELVVHDADRSNLPGMCIPLSVVSEWVAKIPAKKLLFILDCCFSGGMGAKALQVDVVSRDITSADDLLKQLSGDGRLILTASLATEPAWENQKLGHGFLTYHLLTAMQGTEEVKKAGKITAYRLLEYVTERVVDDAKKIGKEQHPTLRGTMDGSLTFPVFTPGTLYAAAFPERTKAKVSADIQSLEPYGFPETILKAWAGAIPSLNQLQIDAINDFGLLDSEHLVVSAPTSSGKTMVGELAAISGALKRRRALFLFPLKALVNDKLRHFNSTYGAFGLKTIKATGESTSDDMLPLMRGQYDICLMTYEKFSALVLGYPHILEQIGTIVVDEVQMIADESRGVNLEFILTLLRMRRREGAEPQLIALSAVIGDTNGLERWLGGRLLRRTERPVPLDEGIIKADGSFRYIESDTGTEKTDTSYIIPESRKGSSQDLIIPLVRKLVGEGKSVIVFRETRGEARGCALYLASSLGLPAAQVALDTLPNSDPSISSNKLREALGGGIAFHISDLDTEERLVVEEQFRARPTALKVIAATTTLAMGVNTPAEAVIIAGLTHPGDHPYSVAEYKNIIGRAGRLGFSQRGTSYVVAMNGSDEHHIWNSYVLASPEDLNSRFLADHTDPRTLIVRVLIAAGRAGLPAQQIVEFLEESFGVFQQKAINASWKWDEQQLLQALADLNAHGLVEKDKDDVYHLTELGKLAGVSGVEVESVIRAVNALSGLPTTDINDPALITLSQATAELDQVLFPMNKKSTQKEPQAWATEIRNQNVPTQITQELGRNTSDTTQQTLRAKKAVASLLWITDRPLNEVETTMTQFGGGLDGAAGAIRGVAARTCDVLPTIARIAELLNPGFDLSNRVSRLLIRLEIGVPAAGVELGSRIGRILTRGDYLNLLKAGISTAEQFETADEKVLLSCLGDSTDKLEQAKLALENTSQEEPAPMMPPILPAYEG